In one Mycobacterium sp. NBC_00419 genomic region, the following are encoded:
- a CDS encoding response regulator: protein MITVLIVEDEPLIAEAHRTYLERLEGFSLAGAAATARDAMRIASEASATDTPVDLVLLDLGLPDASGIALASALSGLRPAPDIIAITSERDLEMVRAAVSHGALAYLLKPFTFAAFRDRLERYRRYRTALPAGTEAASQAEVDRALAELRSTDRSAAPKGAAPATNDEIARAVRDRAGGVTADEIAKHVGVSRVTAWRYLERLADEGIVTRQTEYGKTGRPSTRYLWR, encoded by the coding sequence GTGATCACCGTGCTGATCGTCGAGGACGAGCCACTGATCGCCGAAGCCCACCGGACGTATCTGGAACGCCTGGAAGGCTTTTCCCTGGCCGGGGCGGCGGCCACCGCACGCGACGCGATGCGCATCGCGTCGGAGGCCTCGGCGACCGACACTCCCGTCGACCTGGTGCTACTCGACCTCGGGTTGCCCGACGCCAGCGGGATCGCCCTGGCGTCAGCACTCTCCGGGCTGCGCCCGGCGCCCGACATCATCGCGATCACCTCCGAACGCGACCTGGAAATGGTGCGCGCGGCGGTGTCCCACGGCGCATTGGCCTACCTGCTCAAGCCCTTCACCTTCGCGGCGTTCCGCGACCGGCTGGAACGCTACCGCCGCTACCGAACCGCCCTGCCCGCCGGCACCGAAGCCGCCAGCCAGGCCGAAGTCGACCGCGCCCTGGCGGAGTTGCGCAGTACCGACAGATCGGCCGCACCGAAAGGTGCCGCACCGGCGACCAACGACGAAATCGCCCGGGCCGTCCGCGACCGGGCCGGTGGCGTCACCGCCGACGAGATCGCCAAACACGTCGGGGTGTCACGCGTCACCGCCTGGCGCTACCTGGAACGACTGGCCGACGAGGGCATCGTCACGCGGCAGACTGAATACGGCAAGACCGGGCGGCCCAGTACCCGCTATCTGTGGCGCTGA
- a CDS encoding potassium-transporting ATPase subunit F, protein MSYENVVGLVLSVLLALFVAAALLFPERF, encoded by the coding sequence GTGAGCTACGAAAACGTCGTCGGTTTGGTGTTGTCGGTGCTGTTGGCGCTCTTCGTGGCCGCCGCACTGCTGTTCCCGGAGAGGTTCTAG
- the kdpA gene encoding potassium-transporting ATPase subunit KdpA, whose translation MTTTSAGIVFLVLLIAALAAVHVPLGDYMYRVYSSEKDNRVERVVYRLIGADPKSEQTWGAYARSVLAFSAISVLVLFVFQLVQGKLPLHLNDPATPMTPALAWNTAISFVTNTNWQAYSGESTQGHLVQMAGLAVQNFVSAAVGMAVAVALVRGFARRNTAELGNFWVDLVRGTLRILLPISVVAAIILIAGGAIQNFHLHDQVVNTLAGAQQTITGGPVASQEAIKELGTNGGGFYNANSAHPFENPTTWTNWIEIFLLLVISFSLPRTFGRMVDSKKQGYAIAAVMGTLAVISCSLMLQFQLQAHGTVPTAVGSAMEGVEQRFGVADSAIFADATTLTSTGAVDSFHDSYTSLGGMMNLFNMQLGEVAPGGTGSGLYGMLILAVITVFVAGLMVGRTPEYLGKKITPREIKLAASYFLVTPLLVLTGTAVAMAMPGQRAGMLNTGPHGLSEVLYAFTSAANNNGSAFAGITVNTDWYNTALGLAMVFGRFLPIILVLALAGSLARQGHTPESIGTLPTHRPQFVGMVVGVTLILVALTFLPALALGPLAEGIH comes from the coding sequence GTGACTACGACATCGGCGGGGATCGTCTTCCTCGTCCTGCTCATCGCCGCCCTGGCGGCCGTGCACGTGCCACTGGGCGACTACATGTACCGCGTTTACAGCTCGGAAAAGGACAACCGCGTCGAGCGGGTCGTCTACCGGCTGATCGGCGCCGACCCCAAATCGGAGCAGACCTGGGGCGCCTACGCGCGCAGTGTGCTGGCCTTCTCAGCGATCAGCGTCCTGGTCCTGTTCGTCTTCCAACTGGTCCAGGGCAAGCTGCCCCTGCACCTCAACGACCCGGCGACCCCGATGACGCCGGCGCTGGCGTGGAACACCGCCATCAGCTTCGTCACCAACACGAACTGGCAGGCCTACTCCGGCGAGTCGACCCAGGGCCACCTGGTGCAGATGGCCGGCCTGGCCGTGCAGAACTTCGTCTCCGCCGCGGTCGGTATGGCGGTGGCCGTCGCGCTGGTGCGCGGCTTCGCCCGCCGCAATACCGCTGAGCTCGGCAACTTCTGGGTGGACCTGGTGCGTGGCACGCTGCGCATCCTGTTGCCGATTTCCGTTGTCGCAGCGATCATCCTGATCGCCGGTGGCGCCATCCAGAACTTCCACCTGCACGACCAGGTGGTCAACACCCTGGCCGGCGCCCAGCAGACCATCACCGGCGGACCCGTCGCCAGCCAGGAAGCCATCAAGGAACTCGGCACCAACGGCGGCGGCTTCTACAACGCCAACTCGGCGCACCCCTTCGAGAACCCCACCACGTGGACCAACTGGATCGAGATCTTCCTGCTGCTGGTGATCAGCTTCTCACTGCCGCGCACGTTCGGCCGCATGGTGGACAGCAAGAAACAGGGTTACGCGATCGCCGCCGTGATGGGCACGCTGGCCGTCATCAGCTGCTCACTGATGCTGCAGTTCCAGTTGCAGGCTCACGGCACCGTTCCGACGGCAGTCGGCTCGGCAATGGAAGGCGTCGAACAACGTTTCGGCGTAGCGGATTCGGCGATCTTCGCAGACGCCACCACGCTGACTTCCACCGGCGCGGTGGACTCGTTCCACGACTCCTACACCAGCCTTGGCGGCATGATGAACCTGTTCAACATGCAGCTCGGCGAAGTAGCCCCCGGTGGCACCGGCTCCGGCCTCTACGGCATGCTGATCCTCGCGGTGATCACCGTCTTCGTCGCCGGCCTGATGGTCGGGCGCACCCCGGAGTACCTGGGTAAGAAGATCACGCCGCGCGAAATCAAGCTCGCGGCAAGCTATTTCCTGGTCACCCCGCTGCTGGTGCTCACAGGGACGGCGGTCGCCATGGCGATGCCCGGCCAGCGGGCCGGCATGCTCAACACCGGGCCGCACGGCCTGTCCGAGGTGCTCTACGCATTCACCTCGGCGGCCAACAACAACGGCTCCGCCTTCGCCGGGATCACCGTCAACACCGACTGGTACAACACCGCACTCGGACTGGCGATGGTATTCGGCCGGTTCCTGCCGATCATCTTGGTGCTGGCCCTGGCGGGTTCTCTTGCCCGCCAAGGCCACACACCGGAATCCATCGGTACGCTGCCCACCCACCGGCCCCAGTTCGTCGGGATGGTCGTCGGAGTGACGCTCATCCTGGTGGCCCTGACGTTCCTGCCCGCACTCGCGCTCGGGCCCCTCGCAGAAGGAATCCACTGA
- the kdpB gene encoding potassium-transporting ATPase subunit KdpB, translated as MSTTTIDAPHPAGEKKKTQGGLLDPKLLWKSLPDALRKVDPRTLWRNPVMFIVEIGAVWSTILAIISPSWFAWLIVFWLWLTVVFANLAEAVAEGRGKAQAESLRKTKADTMARRLNGWSPGTPGTEEEIAAPLLAQGDVVVVEAGQVIPGDGDVVEGIASVDESAITGESAPVIRESGGDRSAVTGGTTVLSDRIVVKITQKPGESFIDRMIALVEGANRQKTPNEIALNILLAALTIIFIFAVATLQPLAIFSKANNPGVPDSLALNGNGVSGIVMVALLVCLIPTTIGALLSAIGIAGMDRLVQRNVLAMSGRAVEAAGDVNTLLLDKTGTITLGNRQASDFVPLPGVSAEQLADAAQLSSLSDETPEGRSIVVFAKTEYGLRARTPGELTGATWVEFTATTRMSGVDLDNGHLLRKGAASSVAQWVRDQGGVIPPDLGTIVDGISAAGGTPLVVGQVVAEGGDTKAEVLGVIHLKDVVKQGMRERFDEMRKMGIRTVMITGDNPLTAKAIADEAGVDDFLAEATPEDKLALIKSEQAGGKLVAMTGDGTNDAPALAQADVGVAMNTGTSAAKEAGNMVDLDSDPTKLIEIVEIGKQLLITRGALTTFSIANDIAKYFAIIPAMFVALFPGLDLLNVMRLHSPQSAILSAVIFNAIIIIALIPLSLRGVRYTPSSASKLLSRNLYVYGLGGIIAPFIGIKLIDLVIQFLPGM; from the coding sequence ATGAGCACCACCACCATCGACGCGCCGCACCCGGCGGGCGAGAAGAAGAAGACCCAAGGTGGCCTGCTCGACCCCAAGTTACTGTGGAAGTCGCTGCCGGATGCCCTGCGCAAGGTCGATCCGCGCACGCTGTGGCGTAACCCCGTCATGTTCATCGTCGAGATCGGCGCGGTCTGGAGCACGATCCTGGCGATCATCAGCCCCAGTTGGTTCGCATGGCTGATCGTGTTCTGGCTGTGGCTGACAGTGGTGTTCGCCAATCTCGCCGAGGCCGTCGCCGAAGGACGCGGCAAGGCCCAGGCCGAGAGTCTGCGAAAGACCAAGGCCGACACCATGGCCCGTCGGCTCAACGGCTGGTCACCGGGTACACCCGGCACCGAGGAGGAGATCGCCGCGCCGCTGCTGGCCCAAGGCGACGTGGTCGTCGTGGAAGCCGGGCAGGTGATCCCCGGCGACGGTGACGTCGTCGAAGGGATTGCGTCGGTAGACGAATCGGCCATCACGGGTGAATCCGCTCCGGTCATCCGGGAGTCCGGCGGTGACCGCTCGGCAGTCACCGGCGGCACCACGGTGCTCTCGGACCGCATCGTCGTCAAGATCACCCAGAAGCCCGGCGAGAGCTTCATCGATCGGATGATCGCCCTCGTCGAGGGCGCGAATCGGCAGAAGACGCCGAACGAGATCGCACTGAACATCCTGCTCGCGGCGTTGACGATCATCTTCATCTTCGCCGTCGCCACCCTGCAGCCGCTGGCGATCTTCTCCAAGGCCAACAACCCCGGCGTCCCGGACTCGTTGGCGCTGAATGGAAACGGCGTGTCGGGCATCGTCATGGTGGCACTACTGGTCTGCTTGATCCCGACCACCATCGGAGCGCTGCTGTCGGCGATCGGTATCGCCGGGATGGACAGACTGGTGCAGCGCAACGTGCTGGCCATGTCGGGCCGTGCGGTCGAAGCCGCCGGCGACGTCAACACGCTGTTGCTGGACAAGACCGGCACCATCACGCTGGGCAACCGGCAGGCCTCAGACTTCGTCCCGCTGCCCGGCGTTTCTGCCGAGCAACTCGCCGACGCCGCTCAGCTGTCCAGCCTCTCCGACGAAACCCCCGAGGGTCGTTCCATCGTGGTCTTCGCCAAGACGGAGTACGGACTGCGAGCCCGCACCCCGGGCGAGCTGACCGGGGCGACCTGGGTGGAGTTCACCGCCACGACACGGATGTCGGGCGTCGACCTAGACAACGGCCACCTGCTGCGCAAGGGCGCGGCGAGTTCGGTCGCCCAGTGGGTCCGCGACCAAGGCGGCGTCATTCCCCCTGACCTCGGCACCATCGTCGACGGCATCTCGGCCGCCGGCGGTACGCCGTTGGTCGTCGGCCAGGTCGTTGCAGAAGGAGGCGACACGAAGGCCGAGGTGCTGGGTGTGATCCACCTCAAGGACGTCGTCAAGCAGGGCATGCGGGAGCGCTTCGACGAGATGCGCAAGATGGGCATCCGCACGGTGATGATCACCGGCGACAACCCGTTGACCGCCAAGGCAATTGCCGACGAGGCCGGCGTGGACGACTTCCTGGCCGAGGCCACCCCCGAGGACAAGCTCGCGCTGATCAAGAGTGAACAGGCCGGCGGCAAGCTGGTCGCGATGACCGGCGACGGCACCAACGACGCACCCGCGCTGGCTCAAGCAGACGTCGGCGTGGCGATGAACACCGGTACCTCGGCGGCCAAAGAGGCCGGCAACATGGTCGACCTGGACTCCGACCCGACGAAACTCATCGAGATCGTCGAGATCGGTAAGCAGTTGTTGATCACCCGCGGTGCACTGACGACGTTCTCGATCGCCAACGACATCGCCAAGTACTTCGCGATCATTCCCGCGATGTTCGTCGCGTTGTTCCCCGGCCTGGATCTGCTGAACGTCATGCGGCTGCACAGCCCGCAGTCGGCGATCCTGTCGGCGGTGATCTTCAACGCGATCATCATCATCGCGCTGATTCCGTTGTCGCTGCGCGGTGTTCGCTATACCCCGAGCAGTGCGTCGAAGTTGCTCAGCCGCAACCTCTACGTCTACGGGCTGGGCGGCATCATCGCCCCCTTCATCGGGATCAAACTCATCGATCTCGTCATTCAATTCTTGCCAGGGATGTGA
- a CDS encoding potassium-transporting ATPase subunit C encodes MNFSTLVRLHWAALRALLVLTVIVGIGYPLFIWLVAQIPGLKDNADGSIVDVGGKPVASRLIGQSFTDADGKVLPQYFQSRPSAAGAGYDPLATSASNLGPESIVDTPADPSLPAADNGYKASLLTLVCSRSKAVGELEGVDGKRPFCTGDGVGAVLSVIGPRDARGNVVSPTKVVSINEPCQSTARPFLDTYEGVRVECAKFGEDYAIGQIVPIKGAVSDPAVPADAVTASGSGLDPNISPAYADLQIARVAKARGVSAEYIRQAVADHTDGRTLGIFGEPRVNVVELNIALDQKFPMKS; translated from the coding sequence ATGAACTTCTCCACGCTTGTTCGCCTGCACTGGGCGGCGCTGCGCGCACTGCTGGTGCTCACCGTCATCGTCGGTATCGGCTATCCGCTGTTCATCTGGCTGGTGGCGCAGATACCGGGGCTCAAGGACAACGCCGACGGGTCGATCGTGGACGTCGGTGGAAAGCCGGTGGCCAGTCGCCTGATCGGTCAGTCGTTCACCGACGCCGACGGCAAAGTCCTCCCGCAGTACTTCCAGAGCCGGCCGTCGGCCGCCGGTGCCGGGTACGACCCGCTGGCCACCAGCGCGTCGAACCTGGGCCCGGAAAGCATCGTCGACACGCCGGCCGACCCGTCGCTGCCGGCGGCTGACAACGGCTACAAGGCCAGCCTGCTGACCCTGGTGTGCTCGCGCAGCAAGGCGGTGGGCGAGCTGGAGGGCGTCGATGGAAAGCGCCCGTTCTGCACCGGCGACGGCGTGGGCGCAGTGCTGTCGGTCATCGGCCCGCGCGACGCCCGCGGCAACGTGGTCAGCCCGACGAAGGTGGTCAGCATCAACGAACCGTGCCAGAGCACCGCGCGGCCGTTCCTGGATACCTACGAGGGTGTGCGGGTGGAGTGCGCCAAGTTCGGCGAGGACTACGCGATCGGTCAGATCGTGCCGATCAAGGGCGCGGTGTCGGATCCGGCCGTGCCCGCCGACGCGGTCACCGCAAGCGGCAGCGGCCTGGACCCGAACATCTCACCGGCCTACGCCGACCTGCAGATCGCCCGGGTCGCCAAGGCCCGCGGCGTCAGCGCCGAGTACATCCGACAGGCCGTCGCCGACCACACCGATGGCCGCACGCTCGGCATCTTCGGTGAGCCGCGGGTCAACGTGGTCGAGCTCAACATTGCGCTGGACCAGAAATTCCCGATGAAGAGCTGA